The Panulirus ornatus isolate Po-2019 chromosome 32, ASM3632096v1, whole genome shotgun sequence genome includes a window with the following:
- the LOC139759094 gene encoding uncharacterized protein: protein MNALKVFSLAAVALCSGAQLPLYPGLYGAHPGLHPWYRSGMPLMPQPTMKAMPVEPANIQAMAPVPLAYNMAPFASMAPIHSQYGAQNEFGQYSFGYNAGLSARNEMRDAFGNVRGSFNYLDADGKVQTQQYVADALGYRVSGTNLPEAPAPAVPEYTPEVAAARAAHQAAHSEATAGTRQKRSLMVAPNATPFLRFPYGFSSHMNFPHPAMMGSALPYNAGFPAYAAAPGFTPYTGHLALNYAASAAPAAPLDAEVLRVENNPNHAVSYRVY, encoded by the exons ATGAACGCTCTG AAGGTGTTTTCTTTGGCGGCCGTTGCCCTGTGCAGCGGTGCCCAGCTACCACTGTATCCAGGACTCTATGGTGCCCACCCCGGTCTCCACCCATGGTACAGGAGTGGTATGCCACTCATGCCTCAACCCACCATGAAGGCTATGCCAGTCGAACCTGCAAACATTCAGGCTATGGCTCCCGTACCTTTGGCTTACAACATGGCTCCCTTCGCCTCTATGGCACCTATTCACTCCCAGTATGGTGCTCAGAACGAATTTGGTCAGTATTCCTTCGGCTACAACGCTGGTCTCAGCGCCCGCAATGAGATGCGTGACGCCTTCGGCAATGTCCGTGGTTCATTCAACTACCTGGACGCCGACGGTAAGGTGCAGACCCAGCAGTACGTAGCCGATGCCCTGGGCTACCGTGTGTCCGGCACCAACCTGCCTGAGGCTCCCGCCCCAGCTGTCCCCGAGTACACTCCCGAGGTCGCCGCCGCCAGGGCCGCCCACCAGGCAGCTCACAGTGAGGCCACAGCTGGCACTCGCCAGAAGCGTTCCCTTATGGTCGCCCCCAACGCCACCCCTTTCCTCCGCTTTCCTTATGGCTTCTCTTCTCACATGAACTTCCCCCACCCTGCCATGATGGGCTCCGCTCTTCCCTACAATGCTGGTTTCCCCGCCTACGCCGCCGCCCCAGGCTTCACGCCCTACACTGGTCACCTCGCCCTCAACTACGCCGCTTCCGCCGCCCCAGCTGCCCCCCTTGACGCTGAGGTCCTCCGAGTTGAAAACAACCCAAATCACGCTGTTTCCTACCGTGTGTACTAG